In Mercenaria mercenaria strain notata unplaced genomic scaffold, MADL_Memer_1 contig_5068, whole genome shotgun sequence, the following proteins share a genomic window:
- the LOC128554480 gene encoding zinc finger CCCH domain-containing protein 13-like, which yields MSSDATTREIIDKLDSIFGNVRSGESVLSEFYMSRQKRSETISEWALRLEGILQRAIVKGHVKEDQKDEMLKVRFWRHLFSDDLKNATRLCFETAKSFEELRRKVRIEENEMSTARETEIESTDKVTVNQHLEEDDQSTVMKMILERMKSLEEQLLRLQEKDKEGTDRPEREEDRYLDRQPRMSRYGDRGRERDRYDRYDRRNRRSYTDRYRDYEYRNRGHERDYSNKFDRYDRNREETDRYGRRFYDRERKVSDKRDRFRDTSERYGRRDFTDGNHRREERYGFDRERRFSDRIDTRFKDRKERDTDRDWYMKREDRDNDTTENRTEMRKDENDRNSTPKQDNKQPLKQQQQQKPDTTNKANFSKNLNR from the coding sequence ATGAGTTCAGATGCTACAACAAGAGAAATCATAGATAAGCTAGATAGTATTTTTGGCAACGTCAGATCAGGAGAATCAGTCTTGTCAGAGTTTTATATGTCACGACAGAAACGAAGTGAAACCATTTCAGAATGGGCATTAAGATTAGAAGGAATTTTACAAAGAGCGATAGTAAAGGGTCATGTTAAAGAAGACCAGAAAGATGAAATGTTGAAAGTGAGATTCTGGAGGCATTTATTCAGCGATGACTTGAAAAATGCGACAAGATTGTGCTTTGAAACCGCAAAGTCATTTGAAGAGTTAAGAAGGAAAGTCAGAATAGAGGAAAATGAAATGTCAACAGCAAGAGAAACAGAAATAGAATCCACAGATAAAGTCACAGTAAATCAGCATTTAGAAGAAGATGACCAATCTACAGTAATGAAGATGATTTTGGAACGAATGAAAAGTTTAGAAGAACAACTTCTTAGGCTTCAAGAAAAAGATAAAGAAGGCACTGATAGACCTGAAAGAGAAGAAGATAGATATTTAGATAGACAACCTAGGATGAGTAGATATGGTGATAGAGGTCGAGAAAGAGATAGATATGACAGGTATGATCGACGGAATAGAAGAAGTTACACAGACAGATATAGAGATTATGAGTATAGAAATCGAGGACATGAAAGAGACTATTCAAATAAATTTGACAGATATGATAGAAACAGAGAAGAAACTGATAGATACGGAAGGAGGTTTTATGACAGAGAAAGGAAAGTTAGCGACAAAAGAGATAGATTTAGAGACACAAGTGAACGGTATGGAAGAAGAGACTTTACAGATGGAAATCATCGAAGAGAAGAACGATATGGTTTCGACAGAGAAAGAAGATTCAGTGACCGCATAGATACTAGATTTAAAGACAGAAAAGAACGTGATACAGACAGAGATTGGTATATGAAGAGAGAAGATAGAGACAATGATACGACAGAGAATAGAACAGAAATGAGAAAAGATGAGAATGACAGAAACAGTACACCAAAACAAGACAACAAACAaccattaaaacaacaacaacaacagaaaccgGATACGACGAACAAAGCAAACTTCTCCAAGAATTTAAACCGGTAG
- the LOC128554481 gene encoding glutamic acid-rich protein-like, producing the protein MASNLPERELRRIDRERRKEEDRVQMEKDKRRQKKEEEHKRLMDERESKMIELQKQREKLLEKRRKYKEKRQLMLDMDKNRKEREKLEKEMKDVSLNESMVYDDDYSDTGEKYNEHVVHAMVHKENVSDEDINGKSNESDNKTDKTGAYKDEEKYSERYTENKIESHREYVHNEDLYNESEKSDSDSIEDIEIIPERHSVYRNKESLQSGRMKEVYNYDDSADTEESDDDYKTVDQTGDADYIRNTEDSSTEIEDNADDDKQLEEEMKWLDEKWRKYENENIQLETDIKQIQSEERISSDTTRNRPNRNGSEEKRKKRNIKSDKCENDNERRDEERKLIEKIKQLKIREKKVNDVIEKNRLLKKRQAEEIKKKKST; encoded by the coding sequence ATGGCATCGAATTTGCCTGAAAGAGAATTAAGAAGGATCGACAGAGAAAGGCGAAAGGAAGAAGATAGAGTACAAATGGAGAAAGATAAAAGACGTCAGAAAAAGGAAGAGGAACATAAACGTTTAATGGATGAAAGAGAAAGTAAAATGATAGAATTACAAAAGCAGAGAGAAAAGTTGTTAGAGAAAAGGCGTAAATATAAGGAGAAACGTCAGCTAATGTTAGATATGGATAAGAATAGAAAGGAAAGAGAAAAgttagaaaaagaaatgaaagatgtATCATTAAATGAAAGTATGGTGTATGATGATGACTATAGTGATACGGGTGAAAAGTATAATGAGCACGTTGTACATGCAATGGTACATAAAGAAAACGTTAGTGATGAAGATATAAATGGGAAAAGTAATGAAAGTGATAATAAAACGGATAAAACAGGTGCATATAAAGATGAAGAGAAGTATAGTGAAAGAtacacagaaaataaaatagaaagtcACAGAGAATATGTGCATAACGAAGACTTATATAACGAAAGTGAAAAATCAGATAGTGATAGTATTGAAGACATAGAAATAATTCCAGAAAGACATAGtgtttatagaaataaagaaagtTTACAAAGTGGGAGGATGAAAGAGGTATATAATTACGATGATAGTGCTGATACTGAAGAGTCAGATGATGACTATAAAACTGTTGATCAAACAGGCGATGCAGATTATATTAGAAATACTGAAGATAGCAGTACGGAAATAGAAGACAATGCTGATGACGATAAACAATTAGAGGAAGAAATGAAATGGTTAGATGAAAAATGGCGAaagtatgaaaatgaaaacattcagTTGGAAACAGACATAAAACAAATACAGAGTGAGGAAAGGATTAGCAGTGATACTACGAGAAATAGACCAAATAGAAATGGATCTGAAGAAAAGAGGaagaaaagaaatatcaaaagtGATAAATGTGAAAATGACAATGAACGTAGGGACGAAGAACGTAAACTAATAGAgaaaattaaacagttaaaaataagagaaaagaAAGTGAATGATGTTATAGAAAAGAATAGATTACTGAAAAAGAGACAAGctgaggaaataaaaaaaaagaaatcaacgtaa